One genomic window of Actinoplanes lobatus includes the following:
- a CDS encoding FAD-binding oxidoreductase, protein MTTRQKGAEVLGEATLDELAQGLRGEMIQPGDPGYDEARSIWNGAHDRRPALIVRCRGVADVLKTVELARGEGLPLAVRGGGHSIPGFSTVDRGIVLDLAPMTGARVDLGRRTVTAQGGCLWGDVDAETQAFGLAVTGGLISTTGIAGFALGGGIGWLVRRFGLTCDNLVGADVVTADGRYLHAGEDEHADLLWALRGGGGNFGVVTSFELRLHDVGPTVFAGPVFYRGEDAERVLRGFRAAAPTAPDELTVAVNLATAPPVPFLPEQIHGKPVVVVLGMWSGDPDAGDAATRPFRELAPVVVDLFGPTPYTAMQSMLDPLYPRGMWNYFRSAFFGDLDDTTIGGFVDAYAQAPNAVSELHIHHLGGAMGRVPADATAFGTRDQDFILNVAARSTDADGFAATTEWARAATGVLGPDAAAYVNFTGEAGEDRVRASYPKDTYERLVAIKDRYDPANLFRLNQNIRPSA, encoded by the coding sequence ATGACCACAAGACAGAAAGGCGCGGAGGTCCTTGGCGAAGCCACTCTCGATGAGCTGGCGCAGGGCCTGCGCGGCGAGATGATCCAACCGGGTGACCCGGGTTACGACGAGGCACGGTCGATCTGGAACGGCGCCCACGACCGGCGACCGGCTCTCATCGTCCGCTGTCGCGGGGTGGCGGACGTACTCAAGACGGTGGAGTTGGCCCGTGGCGAGGGACTGCCCCTCGCGGTCCGCGGCGGCGGGCACAGCATCCCGGGCTTCTCGACGGTGGACCGGGGCATCGTGCTCGATCTGGCGCCGATGACGGGCGCCCGCGTCGACCTCGGCCGGCGTACGGTCACGGCGCAGGGCGGATGCCTGTGGGGTGACGTCGACGCCGAGACGCAGGCTTTCGGCCTGGCGGTGACGGGCGGGCTGATCTCCACGACGGGAATCGCGGGCTTCGCCCTCGGCGGAGGCATCGGCTGGCTGGTCCGCCGATTCGGTCTCACCTGCGACAACCTCGTCGGCGCGGACGTCGTGACCGCGGACGGCAGGTACCTGCACGCCGGCGAGGACGAGCACGCCGACCTGCTGTGGGCGCTGCGCGGTGGCGGCGGCAATTTCGGCGTCGTCACCTCGTTCGAGCTCCGGTTGCACGACGTCGGTCCGACAGTTTTCGCCGGACCCGTCTTCTATCGAGGCGAGGACGCGGAACGCGTGCTGCGTGGTTTCCGCGCGGCCGCGCCCACCGCACCGGACGAATTGACCGTGGCGGTCAACCTGGCCACCGCGCCGCCGGTGCCGTTCCTGCCTGAGCAGATACATGGCAAGCCCGTCGTCGTCGTTCTCGGCATGTGGTCGGGCGACCCCGACGCCGGCGACGCCGCGACCCGGCCGTTCCGGGAACTGGCGCCCGTGGTGGTCGATCTGTTCGGCCCGACGCCGTACACGGCGATGCAGAGCATGCTCGACCCGCTGTACCCGCGCGGCATGTGGAACTACTTCCGGTCGGCGTTCTTCGGCGACCTGGACGACACGACGATCGGCGGGTTCGTCGACGCGTACGCTCAGGCACCCAACGCCGTCTCGGAGTTGCACATCCACCACCTCGGCGGCGCGATGGGCCGGGTACCCGCCGACGCGACCGCGTTCGGCACCCGCGACCAGGACTTCATCCTGAACGTGGCGGCCCGGTCCACGGATGCCGACGGCTTTGCGGCCACGACCGAGTGGGCCCGCGCGGCGACCGGCGTCCTGGGCCCGGATGCCGCGGCGTACGTCAACTTCACCGGCGAGGCCGGCGAGGACCGCGTCCGGGCGTCCTACCCGAAGGACACGTACGAGCGGCTGGTGGCGATCAAGGACCGCTACGACCCGGCGAACCTGTTCCGGCTCAACCAGAACATCCGGCCGTCGGCCTGA
- a CDS encoding STAS domain-containing protein — MSTPTFEVSTEPDGTVVIRPQGEIAAAHATQLRQVLVHTVRKVRPPRLVLDLTAVSRVDALNVGAVSAACALGEDHHVAVYVHNPSRHIAARLFAAGVPAQQLRQARTPA, encoded by the coding sequence ATGAGTACGCCGACGTTTGAGGTAAGCACCGAACCCGACGGAACGGTCGTGATCCGGCCGCAGGGTGAGATCGCGGCGGCCCACGCCACGCAGCTCCGGCAGGTTCTGGTGCACACCGTCCGCAAGGTCCGGCCACCTCGGCTCGTCCTCGACCTCACCGCCGTATCCAGGGTGGACGCGCTCAACGTGGGCGCGGTTTCCGCCGCCTGTGCTCTCGGCGAGGATCATCATGTCGCCGTGTACGTGCACAACCCGTCCAGGCACATCGCCGCCAGGCTCTTCGCCGCCGGGGTACCAGCCCAGCAGCTCCGGCAGGCGAGAACTCCGGCCTGA
- a CDS encoding phosphate signaling complex PhoU family protein: MAKVVREAMRQASGALLTADHTAAQQVTVRDAEIDVLYRVVEDRVFGLAACRPPVAGDLRMVLNMLQVAADLQRMGDLAAHVARVALRRHPVPAVVPELADLFRAMSAVADELAAKIVSALADHDAVQAAQLDRDDDAMDDLHRKLFTVMLSPQWPLGVEAAIDGALLGRYFERYADHAVNIGHHVVVLATATDRLSSAAGASGPS, translated from the coding sequence ATGGCCAAGGTCGTGCGGGAGGCGATGAGGCAGGCGAGCGGCGCCCTGCTGACCGCGGATCACACGGCGGCTCAGCAGGTGACGGTCCGTGATGCCGAGATCGACGTGCTCTACCGCGTCGTCGAGGACCGAGTCTTCGGCCTGGCCGCCTGCCGGCCGCCGGTCGCCGGTGACCTGCGGATGGTCCTGAACATGTTGCAGGTGGCCGCCGACCTGCAGCGCATGGGTGATCTGGCCGCGCATGTGGCCCGGGTCGCGCTGCGCCGGCATCCGGTGCCCGCGGTCGTGCCGGAGCTGGCCGATCTGTTCCGGGCGATGAGCGCGGTGGCCGACGAGCTGGCTGCCAAGATCGTGTCGGCGCTGGCCGACCACGACGCGGTCCAGGCCGCCCAACTCGACCGCGACGACGACGCCATGGACGACCTGCACCGGAAACTGTTCACCGTCATGCTCAGCCCGCAGTGGCCGCTCGGCGTGGAAGCGGCCATCGACGGCGCCCTGCTGGGCCGGTATTTCGAGCGATACGCCGACCACGCCGTCAACATCGGACATCACGTGGTGGTTCTCGCGACCGCGACAGACCGGCTGAGTTCCGCGGCGGGCGCGAGCGGGCCTTCCTGA
- a CDS encoding phospholipase yields MSTSTAPTRTRRTALRLLLAAALAALTVLGPAGPAFAVTTAEKLAVLSSFTQTSVTSYNSWNAARQNQGAWAAYAFDWSTDYCSASPDNPLGFDFKLSCWRHDFGYRNHKAMGIFAANKSRVDSMFYADLKRKCATYAAVVRPACYSLAWTYYQAVSAFGSLDAVTEQDLAKAAELKAAALAE; encoded by the coding sequence ATGTCCACATCCACTGCCCCGACGCGTACCCGCCGTACCGCTCTCCGACTGCTGCTCGCCGCGGCGCTCGCCGCCCTGACCGTTCTCGGCCCGGCCGGACCGGCGTTCGCCGTGACCACCGCCGAGAAGCTGGCCGTCCTCTCGTCGTTCACACAAACCAGCGTCACCAGCTACAACAGCTGGAACGCCGCCCGCCAGAACCAGGGCGCATGGGCGGCGTACGCCTTCGACTGGAGCACCGACTACTGCTCCGCCAGCCCGGACAACCCCCTGGGCTTCGACTTCAAACTCTCCTGCTGGCGGCACGACTTCGGCTACCGCAACCACAAGGCCATGGGAATCTTCGCCGCCAACAAGAGCCGGGTGGACTCGATGTTCTACGCGGACCTCAAGCGCAAATGCGCCACCTACGCGGCGGTCGTCCGGCCCGCCTGCTACAGCCTGGCCTGGACCTACTATCAGGCCGTCTCGGCCTTCGGCTCCCTGGACGCGGTCACCGAGCAGGACCTGGCCAAGGCCGCCGAACTCAAGGCCGCGGCCCTCGCCGAATAG